DNA from Scheffersomyces stipitis CBS 6054 chromosome 1, whole genome shotgun sequence:
TTGAtaattttcttgaaacagTCGAAGGAATTGTCGTAAAGCGCCTTGTGCTTTTGAGCTTGCATTCTGGTTTTCACCATATCGATAGGATACACTACAGTGGCACCTATACAGCCAGCTATGGAGCCTAAGAAGAATGAGTAGAGTGAGTCATAGATGGGCCATAACGAAAAGTTATCGTCCTGGGTGTGGAGACTGTGCTTCGAGTTAGAGTTCTCAAACATCAGAGGCAACGTCTTAAGGTTATTGTTGTACGATGGATTCAAGTACGAGATCAACTCCTTTCTGGGAATATTGTCACCggacttcttgttgatcaagtagAACAAGAGATCGATCTCCAACATCGATACAGGCTTGAAGTTGGcggatttcaacaatggaTCGTTCAAATGAGTGTATAAATCCattttgttgatcaagatgtCGTCCTTGTCTTCTGTGGTAGGAGGAGTGTTGGCAATGACTtcattgatcaagtcgatcttgttcaacgtGTCGTACACAAAGAGCAAGTTTGATAACGAGAACTCGTTCTGGCCTTCAAAGTAGTCCGTAATGTTTGATAAGTTGaccttcaacttgttggagaTCTTGTGGGACAAGTTGGTGGAAAGCAAGTCGACCAATTGAGTGCTGTCAAtagtctttttcttgttggctTCCTTCTCAAAATTACCAATCAACTTCGTCACAGGCAAGTACGAGATCATGGTGATGAAGTCATTGAACTGGATGGAACCGTTGGGCTCAAAGAAACGAGGCAAGTAAATCCAgttcatcttcaccaaattCTGTTGGTAGCTTGGATTTATGGAAgtgttcaacttgttcaatgcTTCGATACACTGGTTGTAGCTCATCTTCGTCTTATTGGAGGAGGACGAGGCTATGAACTGGTAAAGCAACTTGAAGCTACCATCAGGCGAAGTCATCGTGTTGATGAAGGAAACCCAGTCCTGCTCGGTAACATAACCTTTTTTGGACTCGTCGGCAATGAGGTAAAGCAACGAATACGTTGGTTTTGGCAAATCGGTCTCAAAAGGCGACAACACGTTGATGAAGTCGGGCAACGTCAAGATTTTCTGATCGTTGGCTCCAACAGTTGCAAACTGGTTGAAGATCTCACGGGCTTTTATCTCAACGGACATGGTGAATaggttgaaaaattagaatGAAAAACgaaaaaatggaaatggacAAATATCACAAATCAGTTTAAATAACGTCAGCAGGTGTGGAAATCTACTTTGATACAGTAGAGTCTATAGGTTTGGTTTGTAGACCTCTGGGACTAGTTCTAGTGTCGATTTCGCTGGGTGCAAACTTGACAAGCtagctgaaaaattttcgtGGGCGGTCGCGGAGAAAAGGAAGTGGTATCAAAACAGCTCAGCTACTGGTTCATAGGCAGTGGCAGATTGGTGAAGGTTCTGAAGGTTGGGGTTTCCGGGGTTCTCAGCTGTATGGAGTTGCGAGAAATGATAGAAATCTGCAATTTTGGGTTATCTGGCGAAATCTCAGTTCAAAAATACTAGTAACAGCGTACTGGCAGCGAGTCAAATCTGAGAGACAAGTCAGAATTctaaaaattcaaaaattcaaaaattcaGAAGCAAAATGAAAATCACAAATTCAGTCAAGACAGTATCTGCGGGATGGAACTTGACAACGGCAAGAAGGTCTGGTACTGGTGGAGAAAACGATAAATATTATGAGCCAGATGGGACACACTGTCTGAAAGGTCAACTATATAGAGGGCTATAGAAGTTGAGAAGTCggacagaagaaaatggccATACGAGTCAAACAGACAAAACAGTCACAGACAAACAAAAGGTATATACAGATAAGGTGGACGAGCCACGGAGGTCTATAGGTGTATAAggagatgaagaagaagaaaagtagCAAATTCCTCTCGTCCCGACTTGGAGGAGCTTATATATGAACGCAGGAAAAACCGCGACATTGGCATTTTTCGGCATTACAGTGGGAGAAAAGAAATGCATTCCTATGGGGTAGTCTGGGGATTATGACCACACGACATTGGATAAGCTGTGAAAATGCCAGAGCTCTGATTGTACAATGTCTGTATGCTGTAGTTTGTGTCCTATTACGGAGTGTTCTCGTTGTTCCTTGTATAAGTCCGATTATCAGGTGTAGTCAGAGGTgagtttttcaatttttcagtgttCAAGCTCTacaaattttcacttttcagTGTGCTCTTTCTCGGTTGAATTGCTCTACGGAAGTGCCGATTTCGACGGTTTTTCTCAATTCTCTATTTGCTCTACTGGTTCGCTACAGCCATAATCTACTTGTCTCTGACTGGCCCTCTGTGGACTCGATCTTGGGCTCACGCTCTGGCTCGCTGTCACAAGACCGACGTTTTGGATCAACGTCGCGCTCCATTTATCCGAGTGAATCATTTGAGTCATCACATGCCCTGCCGACCGGTGAGAAATAGTACCGACAACGGTAATTGGCCAGGAGCACCGCAGAATGTCGCCATGTCGTCTTCCGCTGAATCTGCCATTGTAGCCCGGGAGTTTCGAGTCTACAAAAGCTTTGGAATCGTCGTCTTTGGTCATTCTTCATGGCTGTGAGTCTCTTTTTCACACCGATCAGCCCGTTAGGCACCGACGACATTGTCGCTGTatttttgttgatttgtGGAGTGCCGCTACGAGTCCAAAAGAGGGGGCCACCGGTTGATT
Protein-coding regions in this window:
- the CMC1 gene encoding Mitochondrial aspartate/glutamate carrier protein Aralar/Citrin (contains EF-hand Ca2+-binding domains); the encoded protein is MSVEIKAREIFNQFATVGANDQKILTLPDFINVLSPFETDLPKPTYSLLYLIADESKKGYVTEQDWVSFINTMTSPDGSFKLLYQFIASSSSNKTKMSYNQCIEALNKLNTSINPSYQQNLVKMNWIYLPRFFEPNGSIQFNDFITMISYLPVTKLIGNFEKEANKKKTIDSTQLVDLLSTNLSHKISNKLKVNLSNITDYFEGQNEFSLSNLLFVYDTLNKIDLINEVIANTPPTTEDKDDILINKMDLYTHLNDPLLKSANFKPVSMLEIDLLFYLINKKSGDNIPRKELISYLNPSYNNNLKTLPSMFENSNSKHSLHTQDDNFSLWPIYDSLYSFFLGSIAGCIGATVVYPIDMVKTRMQAQKHKALYDNSFDCFKKIIKNEGFKGLYSGLGAQLVGVAPEKAIKLTVNDLVRRIGTNEDDGTITMGWEILAGSSAGACQVIFTNPLEIVKIRLQMQGKSKVIKAGEIPHKHLSASQIIKQLGLKGLYKGASACLLRDVPFSAIYFPTYANLKKVLFGFDPSNTNSNKKLSTWQLLVSGALAGAPAAFFTTPADVIKTRLQVESKQHDIKYSGISHAFRVILKEEGVTAFFKGSLARVFRSSPQFGFTLASYELLQNMFPLHPPLTKDSNFKAITGYPGIYNLTNDQVYNSQSRNDRIMYLNKSDISPDVQKINDALVKLPAEYVYKAQDAVRLLLDIDYKFGNFNYNSYLNFIQKK